A region from the Populus trichocarpa isolate Nisqually-1 chromosome 18, P.trichocarpa_v4.1, whole genome shotgun sequence genome encodes:
- the LOC7484055 gene encoding calcium-transporting ATPase 8, plasma membrane-type, translated as NLFSGTTVSYPPPIGDFGISQEQLSEITRDHNHNALVEIGGVKGVADALKTNLEKGIHGDHADLLKRKSAFGSNTYPQKKGKSLWIFLGEACQDLTLIMLMIAAVVSIGLGMKTDGIKKGWYDGASIAFAVIVGVVVTAINDYRQYLQFRILIDEKRNIHVEVIRDGRRPKVSIFDVVVGDVVPLKIGDQIPADGILIPGCSLDIDESSMTGESKIVHKNSREPFLMSGCKVVDGSGTMLVSSVGVNTKWGLLMASTSEDTGEETPLQVYLNGVATFIGSVGLALAAAVLVVLSVRFFTGHTKNLDGRVQFREGNTSAADAINGATKILAVSVATAVVAVPEGLPLAVTLILSFLVKKLLAENALVRRLSACETMGSMTTICTDKTGTLTSNSMTVMEVYVAGQKIDPPDSKSLLSPMLSSLVIEGIARNTTASVFIPEGEGDPVISGSPTEKAIVEWGFKLGMDFDAVRSESSVISVFLFNSEKKKGGVALQLPDSQVHIHWKGAAEIILASCVGYCDANGNLVQMDKDKELLFKNVIEDMAANSLRCIALAYKTYDMDKLPVDEQELAQWPLPEDDLVLLALIGLKNPCHPGVGDAVRTCQNAGIKVRMVTGDNPQTAKAIALECGILSSEEDAVEPNVIEGRVFREYSDSEREDIAEKISVMGRSSPNDKLLLVQALIRRGHVVAVTGDGTNDAPALHEADIGLSMGSQGTQVTKEASDIVLLDDNFSSIPKVVLWGRSIYVNIKKFKQFQLTIIVASVIINAVGAASGGVQLNTVQLLWVNLVMDTLGAWALVTEPPTDNLMRMPPVGRREPLITNILWRNLLFQVAYQVTVLLVLNFRGKSLLGLEHEIPQHANKVKNTLIFNAFVLCQIFNEVNSRKPDELNIFKGILKSHLFIGINAVTLLLQVIIIEFGGKFTSTVRLNWKMWLISVAIAFMSWPLAFIGKFIPVPKSPLHKFFTRRFHRGRRAHG; from the exons AACTTGTTTTCAGGAACCACAGTATCATATCCACCCCCCATTGGTGATTTTGGAATTAGCCAGGAGCAACTTTCTGAAATCACGAGGGATCACAATCATAATGCCTTGGTGGAAATCGGTGGG GTAAAAGGGGTTGCAGatgcattaaaaacaaatttagagaaGGGAATTCATGGAGACCATGCTGATTTACTGAAACGGAAGAGTGCATTTGGATCAAATACATATCCTCAGAAAAAAGGGAAGAGTTTATGG ATTTTTCTTGGGGAAGCTTGTCAAGATCTTACTTTGATCATGTTGATGATAGCTGCGGTGGTTTCTATTGGGCTGGGCATGAAGACAGAT GGTATTAAGAAAGGATGGTATGATGGAGCCAGCATTGCTTTTGCAGTTATTGTTGGCGTTGTTGTGACAG CCATAAATGATTACAGACAATATCTTCAATTCAGAATTTTAATCGACGAGAAGAGAAATATTCATGTAGAG GTTATCAGAGATGGCAGAAGACCTAAAGTGTCAATATTCGATGTTGTTGTTGGTGATGTTGTACCCCTTAAAATTGGTGATCAG ATACCTGCTGATGGAATTTTGATACCTGGCTGCTCCCTTGATATTGATGAATCTAGCATGACCGGAGAAAGCAAGATT GTTCATAAAAATTCTAGGGAGCCATTTTTAATGTCTGGATGCAAAGTTGTGGATGGTAGCGGCACTATGCTT GTATCAAGTGTTGGGGTTAATACTAAATGGGGGTTGCTCATGGCTAGTACTTCAGAAGACACTGGTGAAGAAACACCCTTGCAG GTGTACTTAAATGGGGTTGCAACTTTCATTGGCTCCGTGGGACTTGCATTAGCTGCTGCTGTCTTAGTTGTCCTTTCAGTTAG ATTCTTTACTGGGCATACTAAAAATCTAGACGGAAGAGTTCAGTTTAGAGAGGGCAATACTAGTGCTGCTGATGCAATAAATGGAGCCACTAAAATTCTTGCTGTTTCA GTAGCCACCGCTGTAGTTGCAGTGCCTGAGGGGCTTCCTTTAGCTGTTACCCTAAT TCTTTCCTTCTTGGTGAAAAAATTGTTGGCAGAGAATGCCTTG GTGCGCAGGCTTTCTGCCTGTGAAACTATGGGCTCCATGACAACTATTTGCACTGATAAGACTGGAACTTTGACCTCAAATTCG ATGACTGTTATGGAAGTATATGTTGCTGGACAAAAAATTGATCCTCCAGACAGCAAGTCGCTGTTGTCTCCTATGTTGTCTTCTTTAGTCATCGAAGGCATTGCACGGAACACAACCGCCAGTGTTTTTATTCCCGAG GGTGAAGGAGATCCAGTTATTTCCGGATCACCAACAGAAAAGGCCATTGTTGAGTGGGGATTCAAG CTGGGGATGGATTTTGATGCCGTCCGATCTGAATCTTCAGTTATTAGTGTATTCCTATTCAACTCTGAGAAGAAAAAAGGCGGTGTGGCACTGCAACTG CCTGATTCTCAAGTGCATATACATTGGAAGGGGGCTGCTGAAATCATCTTAGCTTCATGTGTGGGTTACTGTGACGCAAATGGTAACCTAGTACAGATGGATAAAGACaag GAGTTACTTTTTAAGAATGTTATTGAAGATATGGCAGCCAATAGTTTGCGTTGTATTGCACTTGCTTATAAAACATATGACATGGACAAACTTCCGGTTGATGAACAGGAGCTAGCTCAATGGCCATTGCCTGAAGATGATCTTGTTTTGCTTGCTCTTATTGGCTTAAAG AATCCATGTCACCCAGGTGTCGGAGATGCAGTTCGCACATGCCAAAATGCTGGTATCAAG GTTCGCATGGTAACTGGTGACAATCCTCAAACTGCTAAAGCAATTGCTTTGGAATGTGGGATACTGAGTTCAGAAGAAGATGCTGTGGAGCCTAATGTTATTGAAGGAAGAGTGTTTCGTGAATATTCAGATTCAGAAAGAGAAGACATCGCAGAGAAGATCTCA GTGATGGGGAGGTCTTCTCCGAATGACAAGCTTTTGCTTGTGCAAGCATTGATAAGGAGGGGACATGTTGTTGCTGTAACTGGAGATGGAACAAATGATGCTCCTGCATTACATGAG GCAGATATTGGTCTTTCAATGGGTAGTCAAGGTACACAAGTTACCAAAGAGGCCTCAGATATTGTTCTCTTGGATGACAACTTCTCTTCAATCCCAAAG GTTGTCCTATGGGGAAGATCGATATatgtgaatattaaaaaatttaagcagTTTCAGCTTACAATTATTGTTGCATCTGTCATTATAAACGCAGTGGGTGCAGCTTCTGGTGGTGTCCAGTTAAACACAGTGCAG CTTCTCTGGGTTAATCTTGTCATGGATACTCTTGGAGCATGGGCATTAGTTACTGAGCCACCCACAGATAACCTGATGCGTATGCCCCCAGTAGGTCGCAG AGAACCTCTAATAACAAACATCTTGTGGAGGAACCTGCTGTTTCAG GTAGCATATCAAGTGACTGTGTTGCTTGTTcttaattttcgaggaaagagTTTACTAGGTTTGGAACATGAAATCCCTCAGCATGCAAACAAAGTGAAGAATACCTTGATATTCAATGCATTCGTGCTCTGTCAA ATCTTCAATGAGGTCAATTCCCGGAAGCCTGATGAACTAAATATTTTCAAAGGAATTTTAAAGAGCCATCTGTTCATTGGTATAAATGCAGTGACACTCCTACTTCAG GTCATCATCATCGAGTTCGGTGGGAAGTTTACTTCCACAGTCAGGCTTAACTGGAAAATGTGGCTGATTTCAGTAGCTATCGCATTTATGAG CTGGCCTCTTGCCTTCATCGGGAAATTCATACCTGTCCCTAAATCTCCCCTGCATAAGTTCTTTACAAGGAGGTTCCATCGAGGTCGACGTGCTCATG GTTAA